A genomic window from Paramormyrops kingsleyae isolate MSU_618 chromosome 23, PKINGS_0.4, whole genome shotgun sequence includes:
- the LOC111853505 gene encoding lamin-A-like isoform X2 yields the protein METPGQKRPSLSINSPLTPSRITRLQEKEDLCNLNDRLAVYIDKMRSLELENAGLRMRVSESETEVGRQLSGVKAAYETELADARKSLDSVAKERARLQLELGKVQGDYMELKARNTKKEADLAAALARLKDLEALLNAKEASLSTALGEKRNLEAEVRDLKPQLSKLEGSLNDTKKQLQNEMLMRVNAENKMQTLKEELEFQKNIYSEELRETKRRHENRMVEVDSGRQSDYESKLALALAEMREQHEEQLKMYKSDIEKTYNSKLENARLSANRNTLLVGSAHEELQQTRMRLETMSGQLSQLQKQLAATEAKVRELEEVLSLERDSKRRLLGEKEREMANMRQRMQEQLDEYQELLDIKLALDMEICAYRKLLEGEEERLQLSPSSSPTPVTVTRSSTSRVAHSGSAHSGSAHSGSVKSGTAHSGSVKCGTAHCSATISADLAIPSAVTSSSQTSSAKKRRLNDTDSEASSTVGGAVTHTRISQKASASGRLTVDEVDLEGKFVRLSNKADQDQPLGNWLVKRQVHRQAVQTYKFPSKFILKAGATVTIWAAGSGAIDKPPSDLVWKAENSWKTGDEFQTTLFSSSGKEMAMRMVSRRLLQDDDGGHDVVGKDAAHSTAVDNEYNLRNRTVVCTSCGHSTGGHGSHGGPGSNVTISRSFLSEGGGLPEGLVPRSLVVVGNNSARQSSPRADSCSVM from the exons ATGGAGACCCCCGGACAGAAGCGGCCTAGCCTCAGCATCAACTCGCCCCTGACCCCGAGCCGCATCACACGGCTGCAAGAGAAGGAGGACCTGTGCAACCTCAACGACCGGCTGGCCGTCTACATCGACAAGATGCGCTCCCTGGAGCTGGAGAACGCGGGGCTGCGCATGCGTGTCTCCGAGTCGGAGACGGAGGTCGGCCGCCAGCTGTCCGGCGTGAAGGCCGCCTACGAGACCGAGCTGGCCGACGCCCGCAAGTCGCTGGACTCGGTAGCCAAAGAACGCGCCCGGCTGCAGCTGGAGCTGGGCAAGGTGCAGGGCGACTACATGGAGCTCAAGGCCAG GAACACCAAGAAAGAGGCGGACTTGGCGGCAGCCCTGGCCCGGCTGAAGGACCTGGAGGCCCTGCTCAACGCCAAGGAAGCGTCCCTGAGCACCGCCCTGGGGGAGAAGCGCAACCTGGAGGCCGAAGTTCGTGACCTGAAGCCGCAGCTGTCCAAG CTGGAGGGGAGCCTGAACGATACTAAGAAGCAGTTGCAGAATGAAATGCTGATGAGGGTGAATGCGGAGAACAAAATGCAGACCCTGAAAGAGGAGCTGGAGTTCCAGAAGAACATCTACAGCGAG GAGCTTCGGGAGACCAAGAGGCGACACGAGAATCGCATGGTGGAAGTAGACAGCGGCCGGCAGAGCGACTACGAGAGCAAGCTGGCGCTGGCCCTGGCAGAGATGCGGGAGCAGCACGAGGAGCAGTTGAAGATGTACAAGTCAGATATCGAGAAGACGTACAACTCCAAG CTGGAGAACGCACGCCTGTCGGCCAACCGAAACACCCTCCTGGTGGGCTCGGCGCATGAGGAGCTGCAGCAGACACGCATGCGGCTGGAGACCATGTCTGGCCAGCTCAGCCAGCTGCAGAAGCAG CTGGCAGCTACTGAAGCCAAGGTTCgagagctggaggaggtgctgTCCCTGGAGAGAGATAGCAAACGGCGCCTCCTGGGGGAGAAGGAGCGCGAGATGGCAAACATGCGCCAGCGCATGCAGGAGCAGTTGGACGAGTACCAGGAGCTGCTGGACATCAAGCTGGCCCTGGACATGGAGATCTGTGCCTACAGGAAGCTGCTGGAGGGTGAAGAGGAGAG GTTGCAACTGTCCCCAAGCTCTTCACCAACGCCGGTCACTGTGACACGCAGCTCTACTTCCCGTGTGGCCCACTCTGGCTCTGCCCACTCTGGCTCTGCCCACTCTGGC TCTGTCAAGTCTGGGACCGCCCACTCTGGCTCCGTCAAGTGTGGGACCGCCCACTGCAGTGCCACCATCTCCGCTGACCTTGCCATCCCCAGCGCCGTCACCTCCAGTAGCCAGACCTCATCGGCCAAGAAACGCCGTCTGAACGACACGGACAGCGAGGCCTCCAGCACGGTGGGGGGGGCCGTGACACACACCCGCATCTCCCAAAAGGCCTCCGCCAGCGGCCGCCTCACTGTGGACGAGGTGGACCTGGAGGGGAAGTTTGTGCGGCTGAGCAACAAGGCCGACCAG GATCAGCCTCTAGGTAACTGGCTGGTGAAGAGGCAGGTGCACCGCCAAGCAGTTCAAACCTACAAGTTCCCCTCCAAGTTCATTCTGAAGGCTGGTGCGACCGTTACG ATTTGGGCAGCTGGGTCTGGTGCCATCGACAAACCTCCTTCTGACCTGGTGTGGAAGGCTGAGAACTCGTGGAAGACTGGAGACGAGTTCCAGACCACCCTGTTCAGCTCCAGTGGGAAG GAGATGGCGATGAGAATGGTCAGCCGGAGACTACTGCAGGACGACGACGGCGGTCATGATGTCGTAGGGAAAGAC gcagctCACAGCACTGCTGTTGATAACGAGTACAACCTCCGCAACCGTACTGTGGTCTGCACCTCGTGCGGCCATTCGACTGGCGGCCATGGCAGCCATGGCGGCCCCGGCTCCAATGTGACCATCTCCCGCTCCTTCCTTAGTgagggtgggggccttcctgaGGGGCTGGTGCCCCGTTCCCTCGTGGTGGTGGGCAACAATTCAGCCCGGCAG AGCTCCCCCAGAGCAGACAGCTGCTCCGTCATGTGA
- the LOC111853505 gene encoding lamin-A-like isoform X1, protein METPGQKRPSLSINSPLTPSRITRLQEKEDLCNLNDRLAVYIDKMRSLELENAGLRMRVSESETEVGRQLSGVKAAYETELADARKSLDSVAKERARLQLELGKVQGDYMELKARNTKKEADLAAALARLKDLEALLNAKEASLSTALGEKRNLEAEVRDLKPQLSKLEGSLNDTKKQLQNEMLMRVNAENKMQTLKEELEFQKNIYSEELRETKRRHENRMVEVDSGRQSDYESKLALALAEMREQHEEQLKMYKSDIEKTYNSKLENARLSANRNTLLVGSAHEELQQTRMRLETMSGQLSQLQKQLAATEAKVRELEEVLSLERDSKRRLLGEKEREMANMRQRMQEQLDEYQELLDIKLALDMEICAYRKLLEGEEERLQLSPSSSPTPVTVTRSSTSRVAHSGSAHSGSAHSGSAHSGSVKSGTAHSGSAHSGFVKSGSAHSGSVKSGTAHSGSVKCGTAHCSATISADLAIPSAVTSSSQTSSAKKRRLNDTDSEASSTVGGAVTHTRISQKASASGRLTVDEVDLEGKFVRLSNKADQDQPLGNWLVKRQVHRQAVQTYKFPSKFILKAGATVTIWAAGSGAIDKPPSDLVWKAENSWKTGDEFQTTLFSSSGKEMAMRMVSRRLLQDDDGGHDVVGKDAAHSTAVDNEYNLRNRTVVCTSCGHSTGGHGSHGGPGSNVTISRSFLSEGGGLPEGLVPRSLVVVGNNSARQSSPRADSCSVM, encoded by the exons ATGGAGACCCCCGGACAGAAGCGGCCTAGCCTCAGCATCAACTCGCCCCTGACCCCGAGCCGCATCACACGGCTGCAAGAGAAGGAGGACCTGTGCAACCTCAACGACCGGCTGGCCGTCTACATCGACAAGATGCGCTCCCTGGAGCTGGAGAACGCGGGGCTGCGCATGCGTGTCTCCGAGTCGGAGACGGAGGTCGGCCGCCAGCTGTCCGGCGTGAAGGCCGCCTACGAGACCGAGCTGGCCGACGCCCGCAAGTCGCTGGACTCGGTAGCCAAAGAACGCGCCCGGCTGCAGCTGGAGCTGGGCAAGGTGCAGGGCGACTACATGGAGCTCAAGGCCAG GAACACCAAGAAAGAGGCGGACTTGGCGGCAGCCCTGGCCCGGCTGAAGGACCTGGAGGCCCTGCTCAACGCCAAGGAAGCGTCCCTGAGCACCGCCCTGGGGGAGAAGCGCAACCTGGAGGCCGAAGTTCGTGACCTGAAGCCGCAGCTGTCCAAG CTGGAGGGGAGCCTGAACGATACTAAGAAGCAGTTGCAGAATGAAATGCTGATGAGGGTGAATGCGGAGAACAAAATGCAGACCCTGAAAGAGGAGCTGGAGTTCCAGAAGAACATCTACAGCGAG GAGCTTCGGGAGACCAAGAGGCGACACGAGAATCGCATGGTGGAAGTAGACAGCGGCCGGCAGAGCGACTACGAGAGCAAGCTGGCGCTGGCCCTGGCAGAGATGCGGGAGCAGCACGAGGAGCAGTTGAAGATGTACAAGTCAGATATCGAGAAGACGTACAACTCCAAG CTGGAGAACGCACGCCTGTCGGCCAACCGAAACACCCTCCTGGTGGGCTCGGCGCATGAGGAGCTGCAGCAGACACGCATGCGGCTGGAGACCATGTCTGGCCAGCTCAGCCAGCTGCAGAAGCAG CTGGCAGCTACTGAAGCCAAGGTTCgagagctggaggaggtgctgTCCCTGGAGAGAGATAGCAAACGGCGCCTCCTGGGGGAGAAGGAGCGCGAGATGGCAAACATGCGCCAGCGCATGCAGGAGCAGTTGGACGAGTACCAGGAGCTGCTGGACATCAAGCTGGCCCTGGACATGGAGATCTGTGCCTACAGGAAGCTGCTGGAGGGTGAAGAGGAGAG GTTGCAACTGTCCCCAAGCTCTTCACCAACGCCGGTCACTGTGACACGCAGCTCTACTTCCCGTGTGGCCCACTCTGGCTCTGCCCACTCTGGCTCTGCCCACTCTGGCTCTGCCCACTCTGGCTCTGTCAAGTCTGGGACCGCCCACTCTGGCTCCGCCCACTCCGGCTTTGTCAAGTCTGGCTCCGCCCACTCTGGGTCTGTCAAGTCTGGGACCGCCCACTCTGGCTCCGTCAAGTGTGGGACCGCCCACTGCAGTGCCACCATCTCCGCTGACCTTGCCATCCCCAGCGCCGTCACCTCCAGTAGCCAGACCTCATCGGCCAAGAAACGCCGTCTGAACGACACGGACAGCGAGGCCTCCAGCACGGTGGGGGGGGCCGTGACACACACCCGCATCTCCCAAAAGGCCTCCGCCAGCGGCCGCCTCACTGTGGACGAGGTGGACCTGGAGGGGAAGTTTGTGCGGCTGAGCAACAAGGCCGACCAG GATCAGCCTCTAGGTAACTGGCTGGTGAAGAGGCAGGTGCACCGCCAAGCAGTTCAAACCTACAAGTTCCCCTCCAAGTTCATTCTGAAGGCTGGTGCGACCGTTACG ATTTGGGCAGCTGGGTCTGGTGCCATCGACAAACCTCCTTCTGACCTGGTGTGGAAGGCTGAGAACTCGTGGAAGACTGGAGACGAGTTCCAGACCACCCTGTTCAGCTCCAGTGGGAAG GAGATGGCGATGAGAATGGTCAGCCGGAGACTACTGCAGGACGACGACGGCGGTCATGATGTCGTAGGGAAAGAC gcagctCACAGCACTGCTGTTGATAACGAGTACAACCTCCGCAACCGTACTGTGGTCTGCACCTCGTGCGGCCATTCGACTGGCGGCCATGGCAGCCATGGCGGCCCCGGCTCCAATGTGACCATCTCCCGCTCCTTCCTTAGTgagggtgggggccttcctgaGGGGCTGGTGCCCCGTTCCCTCGTGGTGGTGGGCAACAATTCAGCCCGGCAG AGCTCCCCCAGAGCAGACAGCTGCTCCGTCATGTGA
- the LOC111853504 gene encoding uncharacterized protein, producing MKSLAMGWQALLILCSLLELAWPLNPSDLNVCSQWESYTTSVKESYAHPFDQVKESCADAFSLYTCTQHSVTYRTAYRQAVKMAYRRRYQCCPGYYESKDVCVPRCTKECVHGRCQAPDLCQCEAGWRGDDCSSACDENHWGPRCQQNCRCENGGLCDALTGSCRCPPGYRGPHCEQMCPRGSFGQGCQEQCRCGTGGTCDQKTGECRCNEGFTGMLCDTACRKDRCRLRCPCQNGGYCQGEGVCTCPKGWTGQVCTERCPKGRFGMGCSQKCVCHNGGQCHPETGHCHCTAGFTGDRCSEECAVGSYGQDCKGVCDCTNGARCYNIHGGCLCEPGFRGPQCADRMCPPGVYGVHCDQPCLCNLTHTLSCHPMKGECTCQPGWAGLFCNETCPQGYYGLACREPCLCLNGGMCNTVSGQCHCAPGYMGEHCESHCDRGSYGKNCALTCNCANALACSHVDGTCLCREGWMGSDCSLPCLNGTWGLRCNQTCLCTNGAPCNPADGTCTCPPGWKGALCDQVCPDGTYGPSCLQKCDCVHAEGCDRFGGHCRCLPGWTGPRCSQPCPDGSWGRHCNQTCFCLNGATCLPHSGGCICSPGYQGAQCQHVCIAGNYGAQCGLSCPPCASSAPCHHVTGQCQCDPGYIGPLCDQECLMGTYGQQCAGVCRCVNNATCHHHDGTCHCLPGWTGADCSLRCAPGTYGLGCAQHCQCDWPCHHVTGACTCPQGLTGPHCQSKKDESEMVPLPPGEQVSWGAVAGIVSLVALMVLLLCLLLAYRRRQKDKQSRTPAVAYSATRTINSEYAVPDVAIGYHHYYSNPSYHTLSQSQPPLPHVPNNQDRPLGYVKNTNKQLFFSGKNVEKERLRPLGGDSVATLPARWKHHEPLSHKAQGAFGIDRSYSYSATLGKLYDKGLSRDSAVSNSSLNSENLYATIKDPPAPPAHPLESSYMEMASYTHQERPHVDMRLPSPPPPPPPPSMHRECCSLSDVPEQEPFQNHYDLPINSHIPGHYDLPPIRRPPSPSPQTVPH from the exons ATGAAGTCCTTAGCAATGGGCTGGCAAGCCCTGCTGATCTTGTGCTCCTTGCTTGAACTTGCATGGCCTTTGAACCCCAGTGACCTTAACGTGTGCAGCCAATGGGAGAG TTACACGACCTCCGTGAAGGAATCCTACGCCCACCCTTTTGACCAGGTCAAGGAGTCATGTGCAGATGCCTTCAGCCTGTATACATGCACCCAGCACAG CGTCACGTACAGGACAGCCTACCGGCAAGCCGTGAAGATGGCTTATCGCAGGAGGTACCAGTGCTGCCCTGGGTACTACGAAAGCAAGGATGTGTGTGTCC CACGCTGTACGAAGGAGTGTGTCCACGGCCGCTGCCAGGCGCCCGATCTCTGCCAGTGTGAGGCTGGCTGGCGGGGGGACGACTGCTCCAGCG cctgtgatgAGAATCACTGGGGTCCTCGCTGCCAGCAGAACTGCAGGTGTGAGAACGGGGGCCTCTGCGATGCCCTGACAGGTTCCTGCCGGTGTCCCCCGGGGTACCGTGGGCCCCACTGTGAACAGATGTGCCCCAGGGGGTCCTTCGGCCAAGGTTGCCAGGAGCAGTGCCGGTGTGGGACGGGAGGCACCTGTGACCAAAAGACAGGGGAGTGCCGGTGCAACGAAGGCTTCACTGGGATGCT CTGTGACACAGCCTGTCGTAAAGATCGATGCCGCCTCCGGTGCCCCTGTCAGAATGGGGGGTATTGCCAAGGGGAGGGGGTCTGTACATGCCCCAAAGGGTGGACG GGGCAAGTGTGCACGGAACGCTGTCCCAAGGGCAGGTTTGGGATGGGCTGCTCCCAGAAATGTGTGTGCCACAATGGTGGTCAGTGCCACCCTGAGACCGGGCACTGCCACTGTACGGCTGGCTTCACGGGGGACAG GTGCAGTGAAGAGTGCGCAGTGGGCAGCTACGGGCAGGACTGCAAGGGCGTGTGCGACTGTACCAATGGGGCACGCTGCTACAACATTCATGGGGGCTGCTTGTGCGAGCCAGGATTCCGGGGGCCACAGTGCGCCGACAGGATGTGTCCACCAGGGGTCTACGGCGTGCACTGTGACCAGCCCTGCCTCTGCAACCTCACGCACACCCTAAG CTGCCATCCAATGAAGGGCGAGTGCACGTGTCAGCCCGGGTGGGCAGGGCTTTTCTGCAATGAGACCTGCCCACAGGGCTACTACGGGCTGGCCTGCAGGGAGCCGTGCCTCTGTTTGAACGGGGGCATGTGCAACACAGTCAGTGGGCAGTGCCACTGTGCCCCAGGTTACATG ggggagcacTGCGAGAGCCACTGCGACAGAGGCTCCTACGGCAAGAACTGTGCGCTGACATGCAACTGTGCTAACGCCCTGGCGTGCTCGCATGTCGACGGCACCTGCCTCTGCAGAGAGG GCTGGATGGGATCAGACTGCTCTCTCCCGTGCCTCAATGGGACGTGGGGGTTACGCTGCAATCAGACCTGTCTCTGTACCAACGGTGCGCCCTGCAATCCGGCCGATGGCACCTGCACCTGCCCTCCAGGGTGGAAGGGGGCGCTCTGTGACCAGGTTTGCCCA GATGGCACGTATGGGCCCAGCTGTCTGCAAAAGTGCGACTGCGTCCACGCAGAAGGCTGTGACCGATTTGGCGGCCATTGCAGATGTCTGCCGGGATGGACAG GACCGCGTTGCTCCCAGCCGTGCCCCGACGGTTCCTGGGGGCGCCACTGCAACCAGACCTGCTTCTGCTTGAACGGCGCCACCTGCCTGCCGCACAGTGGGGGCTGCATCTGTAGCCCCGGATACCAGGGAGCTCAGTGTCAGCATG TGTGTATTGCGGGTAACTACGGCGCCCAGTGCGGCTTGTCCTGCCCCCCGTGTGCCAGCTCCGCCCCCTGTCACCACGTCACAGGGCAGTGCCAGTGTGACCCAGGCTACATTGGGCCCCTGTGTGACCAAG aatgcctcaTGGGAACCTATGGCCAGCAGTGTGCTGGGGTGTGTCGCTGTGTGAACAATGCCACATGCCATCATCACGACGGAACATGCCACTGCCTCCCGGGCTGGACCGGGGCTGACTGCTCGCTGC GCTGTGCACCAGGCACCTATGGGCTGGGCTGTGCTCAGCACTGCCAGTGTGATTGGCCCTGTCATCATGTGACTGGAGCATGCACCTGCCCCCAGGGACTCACCGGCCCCCACTGCCAGTCCA AGAAGGATGAGAGCGAGatggtgcccctccccccaggggAGCAGGTGTCCTGGGGGGCCGTGGCTGGCATCGTGAGCCTGGTGGCCCTGATGGTGTTGCTCCTGTGCCTGCTGCTGGCTTACCGGCGCCGACAGAAGGACAAGCAGAGCCGCACCCCCGCCGTGGCCTACTCCGCTACCCGCACCATCAACTCCGAGTACGCCGTCCCAG ACGTCGCCATCGGTTACCACCACTACTACTCGAACCCCAGCTACCACACGCTGTCTCAGAGccaaccccccctgccccacgtTCCCAACAACCAAGACCGCCCCCTCGGCTACGTCAAG AACACCAACAAGCAGCTGTTCTTCAGTGGGAAGAATGTGGAGAAAGAGCGGCTGAGGCCCCTGGGAGGGGACAGTGTGGCCACGCTGCCGGCCCGCTGGAAGCACCACGAGCCGCTGTCCCATAAGGCCCAGG GAGCCTTCGGAATAGACCGCAGCTATAGTTACAGCGCCACCCTTGGCAAACTCTATGACAAAG GCCTGTCCAGGGACTCCGCGGTGAGCAACAGCTCTCTGAATAGTGAGAATCTCTATGCCACCATCAaagacccccccgccccaccggCCCACCCCCTGGAGAGCAGCTACATGGAGATGGCGTCCTACACCCATCAGGAGCGGCCCCACGTTGACATGCGCCTGCcgtcgccacccccacccccacccccaccctccatgCACCGGG AATGCTGCTCCCTCTCCGACGTCCCCGAACAGGAACCATTCCAGAATCATTATGACCTCCCTATTAACAGTCACATACCTGGACACTACGACCTGCCGCCCATCCGCCGTCCACCCTCCCCCTCGCCACAGACAGTCCCCCACTGA